In Papaver somniferum cultivar HN1 unplaced genomic scaffold, ASM357369v1 unplaced-scaffold_135, whole genome shotgun sequence, one DNA window encodes the following:
- the LOC113334166 gene encoding histone H2B-like, giving the protein MAPKAAEKKAAEKKPAEEKKAEKAPAEKKPRAEKKLPNKDASSTDKKKKKSKKSVETYKIYIFKVLKQVHPDIGISSKAMGIMNSFINDIFEKLAAESSRLARYNKKPTITSREIQTAVRLVLPGELAKHAVSEGTKAVTKFTSS; this is encoded by the coding sequence ATGGCGCCGAAAGCAGCAGAGAAAAAAGCAGCAGAAAAGAAACCCGCTGAAGAAAAGAAAGCCGAAAAAGCACCAGCAGAGAAGAAACCCAGAGCTGAGAAGAAATTACCAAACAAGGATGCTTCATCaacagataagaagaagaagaaatcaaagaaatcagTTGAGACATACAAGATCTACATCTTCAAAGTTCTGAAACAAGTTCATCCTGATATTGGTATCTCTAGTAAAGCTATGGGCATCATGAACAGTTTCATTAATGATATCTTTGAGAAACTTGCTGCTGAATCATCCAGATTAGCTAGGTATAATAAGAAACCAACTATCACTTCTCGTGAGATTCAAACTGCTGTTCGTCTTGTTCTTCCCGGTGAATTGGCTAAACATGCTGTTTCGGAGGGTACCAAGGCTGTTACCAAATTTACCAGTTCTTAA
- the LOC113334167 gene encoding uncharacterized protein LOC113334167, producing the protein MFCFLKEEESGVATSVICLMKIWLLLERVETDFNKVINPQWLVFGAPVLLACNDTPCPNNGSNISRILNFAAPILSVTSFKPVLEISSYNFLLRVRQDARSGFSSGKRLRCRFSSTSLCNGGS; encoded by the exons ATGTTCTGTTTTctgaaggaggaagaaagtggCGTTGCAACATCTGTAATTTGCTTAATGAAG ATTTGGTTGCTACTAGAGAGAGTAGAGACTGACTTCAATAAAGTAATAAACCCACAGTGGTTGGTTTTTGGCGCTCCTGTTTTACTGGCATGTAATGATACTCCTTGCCCTAACAATGGGTCAAACATAAGCCGTATACTAAACTTTGCGGCACCTATCCTCTCAGTAACGTCTTTCAAACCAGTGTTAGAAATATCAAGTTATAACTTTCTGTTGAGAGTGAGGCAAGACGCAAGATCTGGTTTCTCTTCTGGTAAACGACTTAG ATGCAGATTTAGTTCGACATCTCTTTGCAATGGAGGTAGTTGA